From the genome of Pseudoliparis swirei isolate HS2019 ecotype Mariana Trench chromosome 1, NWPU_hadal_v1, whole genome shotgun sequence:
TTTGAAAATGTTTAAAACTTAACTCGACATTTCACGACATTCTACAGTATAAATACATCATTAGTGTACTATTACATTTACTTTGGAGATCTTGACCCCTATAAAGCAATGTTCTTAAAGAGTTAGTCCGTGTAGTAtttcatggacacacacatcaaaGATGACGTAACAACGTTGTGTACATGCAGGTgaagaggtacacatgaggtatgGCTTCACGAGACACTTAAGCAATAAAGATTCAACTTCAATCTCACATGGATGGATGTAAGCAATGTTGTTTTAACATGTTATTGAAAGCAAATGATTTCTAAAAGGAGTTCATTCAACATGTGTCTTAGGATTGAGGGTCGTTGTTTTAATACACAAAGGCTTCATAAGGGCCTTCAAATGGCAAAgatgaaataagtgttgtttttctcattcaaatcaaatgtgataaaattaaaaaatgttaactATCATAACCATTTCATTTGGTTTCGAAACATCTAAAGTAAAACTTGGAAAACAGATACAAAGCATAAGGATTAATtccatttaaataaagaaaaaatagtttgaactgAGTAGTATTGGCCATTACTCCaatttataataaaaacattgtaCTCAGCGCCTGTCAACCCCATTACCGTTAGTTAGAGCGGCGAAGACGTAGAGCGGCGTTTTGATCCACGGCTCCTCCGGTCCGCAGACCTCGACCCCTCTACCACACAttgacccctctgacccctctACCACACATTGACGCCTCTACCACACAGACCTCGACCCCTCTACCACACATTGACCCCTCTGATCCCTCTACCACACATTGACCCCTCTACCACACATTGACCCCTCTACCACGCAGATCTCGACCCCTCTACCACACATTGacccctctaccacacagacCTCGACCCCTCTACCACACATTGACCCCTCTACCACGCAGATCTCGACCCCTCTACCACACATTGacccctctaccacacagacCTCGACCCCTCTACCACATTGacccctctaccacacagacCTCGACCCCTCTACCACATTGATCCCTCTACCACACAGACCTCGACCCCTCTACCACACATTGACCCCTCTACCACGCAGATCTCGACCCCTCTACCACACATTGacccctctaccacacagacctcgacccctctaccacacattgacccctctaccacacagacctcgacccctctaccacacattgacccctctaccacacagacCTCGAGCCCTCTACCACATTGACCCTCTACCACACAGACCTCGACCCCTCTACCACACATTGACCCCTTTACCACACAGACCTCGACCCCTCTACCACACATTGacccctctaccacacagacctcgacccctctaccacacagacCTCGACCCCTATACCACACATTGacccctctaccacacagacctcgacccctctaccacacattgacccctctaccacacagacctcgacccctctaccacacattgacccctctaccacacagacTTCGACCCCTCTACCACGCAGACCTCGAGCCCTCTACCACACATTGACCCCTCTACCACACATTGACCCCTATCCCACACATTGACCCCTCTACCATGCAGACCTCGACCCCTATACCACACATTGacccctctaccacacagacctcgacccctctaccacacattgacccctctaccacacagacCTCAACCCCTCTACCACACATTGACCCCTATCCCACACATTGACCCCTCTACCATGCAGACCTCGACCCCTATACCACACATTGacccctctaccacacagacctcgacccctctaccacacattgacccctctaccacacagacCTCGACCCCTCTACCACACACTGacccctctaccacacagacCTCGACCCCTCTACCACGCAGACATCGACCCCTCTACCACACATTGACCCCTCTACCCCACAGACCTTGACCCCTCTACCACACATTGACCCCTCTACCCCACAGACCTCGACCCCTCTACCACACATTGACCCCTCTACCCCACAGACCTCGACCCCTCTACCACACATTGACCCCTCTACCCCACAGACCTCGACCCCGTACTGACCTCAACATGCCCATCAGAAGAGTAGCAATGAAGAGAGAGGACAAGGACAGGGAGTAGCCAATCACAGAGAGGAGCCGGAGGGCCGTCTGGCGAAGCATTTcatcctcctgcacacacacacacacacacacacacacgcacatgcacacacacacacacacacacacacacacacacacacacacacatcagataaGTGCTAAGTAGCTAATAAGGAAATGTGTGTTCAGGGGAGCAGGAGTGTCCTGACCTTGTATTTGAAGTACAGGTGCTCACCTGGTCTTTGAAGTACAGGTGCTCATCTGGTCTTTGAAGTACAGGTGCTCACCTGGTCTTTGAACTACAGGTGCTCACCTGGTCTTTGAAGTACAGGTGCTCACCTGGTCTTTGAAGTACAGGTGCTCACCTGGTCTTTGAACTACAGGTGCTCACCTGGTCTTTGAAGTACAGGTGCTCACCTTGTCTTTGAAGTACAGGTGCTCACCTTGTCTTTGAAGTACAGGTGCTCACCTGGTCTTTGAAGTACAGGTGCTCACCTTGTCTTTGAAATACAGGTGCTCATCTGGTCTTTGAAGTACAGGTGCTCACCTTGTATTTGAAGTACAGGTGCTCACCTTGTCTTTGAAGTACAGGTGCTCACCTGGTCTTTGAAGTACAGGTGCTCACCTTGTATTTGAAGTACAGGTGCTCACCTTGTCTTTGAAGTACATGTCCTCACCTTGTCTTTGAAGTACAGGTGCTCATCTTGTCTTTGAAGTACAGGTGCTCATCTGGTCTTTGAAGTACAGGTCCTCACCTGGTCTTTGAAGTACAGGTGCTCACCTGGTCTTTGAAGTACAGGTGCTCACCTGGTCTCTGAAGTACAGGTGCTCACCTTGTCTTTGAAGTACAGGTGCTCACCTTGTCTTTGAAGTACAGGTCCTCCTGACACGCCGAGTCGTCCCTCCAGGTCTCCGAGGAGTTCTCCCTCTGTCGCCATCTCCCAGTCACTAAGCATTCCCGATGTGCCCTCCTGGACCCGTCTGTAGGTCATTGAAGGACATATTGATATGAATGATTACTTCTGTGAGAATTAATAGACAGCTAAATCCTGAATAGGTATGGTCACTTCTCGTACATGATTATTAAAACTTCATTGTGGTATAAAATCTTTTTGGAAGTGTCTGCTGTACTGAGCTGTATGTGAATATCACTCTTCCAACATCCTGTGgtatgcattgtgtgtgttgtgagtgtgttgtgttgttcattgtgtacacatgacatgtgtcatctgtccctcctcGGTTGCTCTGATCCACAGGCCATCAGCACACATCCCATGGAAATCAATCCACTTGTGGCTGAGATGTTACATTCTGGACCAAAGCATGTTCAAACACCGACGCCTGAATAACATACATTATGATTTGAACTTCATGAgatgaaaacataacattgtgCTCACTGATCCATGGTAAGTAAGAAGGACAGGGCACAGACACATTCCCAGGAGACGAATATGGCcaacagacaaacaggtcaaagGTGCCTTTACAGTGAGGTCCTgtgaaaaaagaataaacaagTTTTCACAAAGGCAAAAACGTCCAGAGAATGAACATGGACCTCTTGACCGACTGCTCACCGGTTTCTGGCAGCGCCCTGGTCTCCAGCGTTCTGTTGCAGTGCTCCCAGTACTCAGTCCGTTTGGCGATCAGACTTTCAAGCACTGAGCCGGTTACctgcaaacaaatgaaacaaGTGAGATACActtcattattttaataatctgaCCCGTAAAGTGTTAAAGAATGTTGGAATTAAAGTGCACATATAATATTACCATTTACTTTAATATAAATCACATTTTCCATTTCCCCTCAAAGATGAAtatctggtggtggtgggggtgtggttaggctcagctgggGGCGTGATTATGCTCAGCTGGaggcgtggttaggctcagctgggggcatggttaggctcagctgggGGTGTAGTTAGGCTCAGCTGGGGGCATGGTTAGGCTCAGTTGGGGGCGTAGTTAGGCTCAGCTGGGGGcatggttaggctcagctgggggcgtggttaggctcagctgggGGCGTGGTTATGCGCCGCTGGGGGcatggttaggctcagctgggggcatggttaggctcagctgggggtgtggttaggctcagctgggtgtgtggttaggctcagctgggggcgtggttaggctcagctggagGCGAGGCGTGGTTAGACTCAGCTGGGGGCGTGATTATGCTACACTgggggcgtggttaggctcagctggaggcgtggttaggctcagctgcaaTGGATGTTTCTTTTCTGATTGTGTAGCTCCCCaatattattgattattacattattttccaGGTGGCTCACTATAATCCACGCCATACGGGATATAAGAAAACTGGACAGGATAATGACCCGAATTGATTGGTCGAgcatccgggggggggggggggggggccgttgCATCCTCTGCCATGATTGGAGGTTACATTCGAGCGAATCGGCGAATGGGAGTCACACGTCAACGTTGACTTCTGGTTTCACACGGTGACAGACGTCAATAAACAAGTGGTAGCTCTACTTGACAGTTTACAAATTAATTAATGCTGGAACTATGATTATTATTCACTGTCATTAGTCAAATGTATTACAATGTTCCTGATTTCAACGAAAAGTTTCAGACCACCTTCACCATCTCTCTCATTCATAATTCATCCTCAGAACCGGCCGTAGCTTGACTAatctctaaccccccccccccccccccccagtgagtCGTGGTCGTTCAGCCGCTCGTCCACCGCCGTGTCACAGCTGCAGAGAAGACTTGAGCTCATGGTGTCAGCTCTGTACAGAGTGGCCGACGGAGGGAACTCAAGAGCCAGATCTGTAGTCACATCCCGCCTCTCACACACTGATTCACACAACTCTAATGTTACGGATTAaagttacagtttttttcaatcgctaatAAGCGCTcacccatacttcagatactttttctaaactcttaacacagactcacacctacaaagcacaattggccaaatggatcattttcttctcaaaagcacattttgttaaatatatactaactcttcatttcaaaatattacatatctttttctgcagacactaactttaccaaaacactggaaatctgactcaaaatgaaattattctgtcaaagaataactcttgttttcacttcacgagctccttccagtcaatcaaagtccacca
Proteins encoded in this window:
- the LOC130197575 gene encoding glucagon-like peptide 2 receptor; the protein is MPSWPLRPPRPAGPALLLLLFAAFNLQVTGSVLESLIAKRTEYWEHCNRTLETRALPETGPHCKGTFDLFVCWPYSSPGNVSVPCPSYLPWINGSRRAHRECLVTGRWRQRENSSETWRDDSACQEDLYFKDKEDEMLRQTALRLLSVIGYSLSLSSLFIATLLMGML